One stretch of Erythrolamprus reginae isolate rEryReg1 chromosome 7, rEryReg1.hap1, whole genome shotgun sequence DNA includes these proteins:
- the UBE2D3 gene encoding ubiquitin-conjugating enzyme E2 D3, giving the protein MALKRINKELSDLARDPPAQCSAGPVGDDMFHWQATIMGPNDSPYQGGVFFLTIHFPTDYPFKPPKVAFTTRIYHPNINSNGSICLDILRSQWSPALTISKVLLSICSLLCDPNPDDPLVPEIARIYKTDRDKYNRISREWTQKYAM; this is encoded by the exons ATGGCGCTGAAACGCATCAACAAG gaacTTAGTGACTTGGCTCGTGACCCACCAGCACAGTGTTCTGCAGGCCCTGTTGGAGATGACA TGTTTCATTGGCAAGCTACAATTATGGGTCCT AACGACAGTCCATATCAAGGCGGTGTTTTCTTTCTGACAATTCATTTTCCTACAGACTACCCTTTCAAGCCACCTAAG GTTGCATTTACAACAAGAATTTATCATCCAAATATTAACAGTAATGGCAGCATTTGTCTTGACATTCTAAGGTCACAGTGGTCTCCTGCTTTAACTATTTCTAAAG tTCTCTTATCCATTTGTTCACTGCTATGTGATCCAAATCCAGATGATCCCCTAGTGCCAGAGATTGCGCGCATCTATAAAACAGACAGAGACAA GTACAACAGAATATCTCGAGAATGGACTCAGAAGTATGCCATGTGA